Proteins from a genomic interval of Betta splendens chromosome 10, fBetSpl5.4, whole genome shotgun sequence:
- the abca1b gene encoding phospholipid-transporting ATPase ABCA1b isoform X1, whose protein sequence is MSVSTQLGLLLWKNFTYRRRQTLQLLLEIVWPLFIFFILIAVRLNYPPYEQHECHFPNKAMPSAGTLPWLQGILCNANNPCFRNPTPGESPGVVGNFNDSIISRLFSDAKRILLYSQNDRNLDGFKELTQALQTLQNSQSGFKLKHFLRDNETLSSFLLRNASFPEHSVQVIREADVNLEKVLLRGFGVHLRDMCPSGGKHRLEDFIMIPDPQVLLLVQEVICEASPTWLNQAEEHFLSNLDFLKPIQRDGHSDPEAVRQVARATNKLLENLGSLAVELASMKSWIDLRNEINFLTQNATSSPSAMYQAVSRIVCGHPEGGGLQIKSLNWYEDSNYKALFGNYNSSEDESMTLYDNSSTPYCNSLVKNMDSNPMSRMIWQALKPLLLGKILYTPHTPVTQRIIHEVNRTFQELGVFRDLGGMWEEMRPKVWNFMENSQHMDLIRTLLKNNITARFLHAQLTKTDWTVADVSNFLSKQAEDLQPPGSDITWRDVFNETDQAIMSISRFMECVNLDKLEPVSTEERLVNQSMGLLEDRKFWAGIVFPDILPNATELPAKVNYKIRMDIDNVERTNKIKDAYWDPGPRADPFEDMRYIWGGFLYLQDVIEQGIVRAVTGTKEKTGIYIQQMPYPCYVDDIFLRIMSRSMPLFMTLAWMYSVAIILKSVVYEKEARLKETMRIMGLDNGILWFSWFISSLIPLLISAGLLVLLLKKGNLLPYSDPGVVFLFLGSFAVVTIMQCFLLSTAFARANLAAACGGIIYFTLYLPYVLCVAWQDYIGFGAKVFASLLSPVAFGFGCEYFALFEEQGVGIQWKNLVSSPLEEDDFSLRTTIILMYFDSFLYGVLTWYLEAVFPGQYGIPRPWYFPFSRSYWFGEEEGKSSKIPLNRKGNAGAVYMEEEPAHLEPGVYIENLVKVYRHGKKLAVDGLTLGFYEGQITSFLGHNGAGKTTTMSILTGLFPPTSGTAYILGRDIRTDLSTIRQSLGVCPQHNVLFSMLTVEEHIWFYARLKGLSEERVKSEIEQILKDTGLPHKRSSRTSTLSGGMQRKLSVALAFVGGSKVVILDEPTAGVDPYARRGIWDLLLKYRQGRTIILSTHHMDEADILGDRIAIISHGKLCCVGSSLYLKNHLGTGYYLTLVKKEPEPSLSSCRNSSSTVSFTKKEEECASVSSSDAGLGSEHESEAATIENGPSASVCNVPFVPPDVTLISSLILRHVPAARLVEDLGHELTYILPYSAAKDGAFVELFKDLDMKLSYLSISSYGVSDTTLEEIFLKVAEDNGVDTDVPSDGTLPVQRRRRTHAFGGGDPQSCLRPLTEDYNNDGNDSDGDPEGRETDWLKCTDGKGSYQVKGWHLMQQQFVALMWKRFLYARRSRKGFFAQIVLPAMFVCIALIFSLIVPPFGKYPSLELQPWMYEDQVTFISDDAPTDANMQKLLNSLLDTPGFGTRCMDGHPIPETPCTMGDEDWHVPDVPEVQQMFSSGNWTMENPSPACNCSCDGKKKMLPECPVGAGGPPPPEMKLSATDTLQNLTGRNISDYLVKTYAQIIGKSLKNKVWVNEFRYGGFSLGARSTQVLPPADEIDDAIERVRKIFEIQKGAAADRFLESLSGFINGLDTKNNVKIWFNNKGWHSIGAFINVMSNGILRANLPEEKDPSRHGISVFNHPLNLTKEQLSQVALVTTSVDVLVSICVIFAMSFVPASFVVFLIQERVSKAKHMQFISGVQPLLYWVANFTWDMCNYVVPATLVILIFVCFQQKAYVSSTNLPVLALLLLLYGWSITPLMYPASFFFKIPSTAYVVLTSVNILIGINGSISTFVMELFGNNEIGGINDILKNVLLIFPHFCLGRGLIDMVKNQAMADALERFGENRFRSPLEWDMVGKNLFAMAVEGVVFFIITVLIQYRFCIKPRPLSKLTKLGPLGEEDEDVARERQRIVHGLGHGDILELRQLTKVFKVKQKPAVDRLCVGIPPGECFGLLGVNGAGKTTTFKMLTGDTGVTSGEAFLAGKSILREINTVHQNMGYCPQFDAINDLLTGREHLELYAVLRGVGESEVCDVAEWGIRKLGLVKYADKAAGSYSGGNMRKLSTAMALIGAPPVVFLDEPTTGMDPKARRALWNCIHSVIKEGRSVVLTSHSMEECEALCTRMAIMVNGRFRCLGSVQHLKNRFGDGYTIILRVAGPDPDLLPVMKFIESELSGSTLKERHRNMLQYQLPSSLTSLAHIFSILAKNKEMLRIEDYSVTQTTLDQVFVNFAKDQSDDYHSKDNSVRRKDVSVDMSTLSPKAAVEAAGLRESVM, encoded by the exons ATGTCGGTGTCCACGCAGCTGggtctgctgctgtggaagaaCTTCACCTACAGACGACGACAGACG cttcagctgctgttgGAGATCGTCTGGCcgctcttcatcttcttcatccttATTGCCGTGCGTTTGAACTACCCACCTTACGAACAGCATGAGT GCCATTTTCCGAACAAGGCGATGCCTTCAGCCGGAACGCTGCCCTGGCTTCAGGGAATCCTCTGCAACGCCAACAACCCGTGCTTTAGGAACCCGACGCCGGGCGAGTCTCCAGGCGTCGTCGGCAACTTCAACGACTCCAT AATTTCTCGGCTGTTTTCCGACGCTAAGAGAATTCTTCTGTACAGTCAGAATGACAGAAACCTGGACGGGTTTAAGGAGCTAACTCAggccctgcagacgctgcagaacAGCCAGTCAG gATTCAAACTAAAGCATTTCCTGCGAGACAATGAGACGCTGTCAAGCTTTCTGCTGAGGAATGCCTCGTTCCCTGAACACAGCGTCCAGGTGATCAGAGAGGCCGACGTCAACCTGGAGAAG GTTCTCCTCAGAGGCTTTGGGGTCCACCTGAGGGACATGTGTCCTTCAGGTGGTAAGCACCGCTTGGAGGACTTCATCATGATCCCAGACCCGCAGGTATTGTTGCTGGTACAGGAGGTCATCTGTGAGGCATCGCCGACCTGGCTGAACCAGGCTGAGGAGCACTTCCTGAGCAACCTGGACTTCCTCAAACCCATCCAG AGGGACGGGCATTCAGACCCTGAAGCTGTCAGACAAGTTGCCCGAGCGACCAACAAACTGCTGGAGAACCTGGGGTCACTGGCTGTAGAG ctgGCCAGTATGAAGAGCTGGATTGACCTGAGGAACGAGATAAACTTTCTGACTCAGAACGCCACGTCCTCGCCCAGTGCCATGTACCAGGCCGTCTCCAGGATTGTGTGCGGTCACCCTGAGGGTGGCGGGCTGCAGATCAAATCCCTCAACTGGTATGAAGACAGCAACTACAAAGCCCTGTTTGGAAACTACAACAGTAGCGAAGACGAGAGCATGACACTCTACGACAACTCGTCCA CGCCGTACTGTAACAGCCTGGTGAAGAACATGGACTCCAACCCCATGTCCAGGATGATCTGGCAGGCTCTTAAGCCTCTACTCTTGGGGAAGATCCTGTACACCCCCCATACTCCTGTCACCCAGAGGATCATCCATGAG GTGAACCGGACCTTCCAGGAGCTTGGCGTCTTCAGGGACCTGGGAGGAATgtgggaggagatgaggcccaaAGTGTGGAACTTCATGGAGAACAGTCAGCACATGGACCTGATCCGG ACTCTGCTGAAGAACAACATCACTGCGAGGTTCCTCCATGCACAACTGACCAAAACGGACTGGACCGTGGCCGATGTTTCCAACTTCTTGTCCAAGCAGGCAGAAGACCTGCAGCCGCCGGGCAGCGACATCACATGGAGGGACGTGTTTAACGAGACTGACCAGGCCATCATGAGCATTTCCCGCTTCATGGAG tgtgttAACCTGGACAAACTGGAGCCAGTGTCCACTGAGGAGCGACTGGTCAACCAGTCCATGGGTCTGCTGGAGGACAGAAAGTTCTGGGCAGGCATCGTGTTCCCCGATATCCTCCCCAATGCTACAGAGCTGCCAGCTAAAGTCAACTACAAGATCCGCATGGATATCGACAACGTGGAGCGAACCAATAAAATCAAAGACGC GTACTGGGACCCCGGTCCTCGTGCTGACCCATTTGAGGACATGCGGTACATCTGGGGTGGGTTCCTCTACCTGCAGGATGTTATTGAGCAAGGCATTGTCAGAGCCGTGACGGGCACCAAGGAGAAGACGGGCATCTACATCCAGCAGATGCCGTACCCCTGCTATGTAGACGACAT CTTCCTGCGGATCATGAGCCGCTCCATGCCGCTCTTCATGACGCTGGCCTGGATGTACTCGGTGGCGATCATCCTGAAAAGCGTGGTGTACGAGAAGGAGGCACGACTGAAGGAGACCATGAGGATTATGGGTCTGGATAACGGCATCCTATGGTTCAGTTGGTTCATCAGCAGCCTGATCCCCCTGCTGATCAGCGCCGGgctactggtgctgctgctcaag AAGGGGAACCTGCTGCCTTACAGTGACCCAGGCGTGGTTTTCCTCTTCCTGGGATCTTTTGCGGTGGTGACCATCAtgcagtgtttcctcctcagcaccGCGTTTGCCCGAGCGAACTTGGCTGCTGCCTGTGGCGGGATCATCTACTTCACGCTCTACCTGCCCTACGTTCTCTGCGTTGCCTGGCAGGACTACATCGGCTTTGGAGCCAAGGTTTTTGCT AGCCTCCTGTCTCCTGTAGCATTTGGGTTTGGCTGCGAGTACTTTGCTCTGTTCGAGGAGCAGGGGGTTGGTATCCAGTGGAAGAACCTGGTGTCTAGTCCTTTGGAGGAGGACGACTTCAGCCTCCGCACCACCATCATCCTCATGTACTTTGACTCCTTCCTGTATGGAGTCCTTACCTGGTACCTGGAGGCCGTGTTCCCAG GTCAGTACGGGATTCCTCGACCCTGGTATTTTCCCTTCTCCAGGTCCTACTGGTttggggaggaggaaggaaagtcCAGTAAAATCCCTCTAAACCGAAAAGGAAACGCAGGAG CTGTGTACATGGAAGAGGAGCCAGCTCACCTGGAGCCCGGTGTCTACATCGAGAACCTTGTAAAGGTCTATCGTCATGGGAAGAAGCTGGCAGTGGATGGACTGACGCTCGGCTTCTACGAGGGACAAATCACCTCTTTTCTGGGACACAACGGAGCCGGAAAAACCACCACCAT GTCCATCCTTACTGGCCTGTTTCCACCCACCTCGGGTACAGCCTACATCCTGGGCAGGGACATCCGGACCGACCTGAGCACCATCAGACAGAGTCTGGGAGTCTGTCCCCAACACAATGTCCTTTTCAGCAT GCTGACAGTGGAGGAGCACATCTGGTTCTATGCGCGTCTTAAAGGACTGTCAGAGGAGAGGGTGAAAAGTGAGATTGAGCAGATCCTGAAGGACACCGGGCTACCACACAAGCGCTCCTCTCGGACCAGCACTCTGTCCGGGGGCATGCAGAGGAAGCTGTCTGTGGCTCTGGCGTTCGTGGGGGGATCAAAGGTGGTGATCCTGGACGAGCCCACTGCCGGCGTTGACCCATATGCCCGTAGAGGAATATGGGACCTACTGCTGAAGTACCGCCAGG GTAGAACCATCATCTTGTCGACACACCACATGGACGAGGCCGACATTCTGGGCGACCGCATTGCTATTATCTCCCACGGAAAGCTGTGCTGTGTCGGCTCGTCTCTGTACCTCAAGAACCACCTTGGAACAGGATACTACCTAACCCTGGTGAAGAAGGAACCAGAACCATCTCTCAGTTCCTGCAGGAACTCATCCAGCACTGTGTCCTTCACCAAGAAG gaggaGGAATGCGCTTCGGTTAGCAGCAGTGACGCAGGACTCGGCAGCGAACATGAAAGTGAGGCTGCTACCATCG agAATGGCCCCTCAGCTTCGGTCTGCAATGTCCCCTTCGTTCCCCCAGACGTGACGCTGAtctccagtctgattctgcgaCACGTCCCTGCAGCACGCCTGGTGGAGGACCTGGGTCATGAGCTGACCTACATCCTGCCGTACAGCGCTGCCAAAGATGGCGCCTTCGTGGAGCTTTTCAAGGACCTGGACATGAAGCTGTCGTACCTCAGCATCTCCAGCTACGGAGTGTCTGACACCACGCTGGAGGAG aTTTtcctgaaagtagctgaagaTAACGGAGTTGACACTGATGTACCCTCAG ACGGGACGCTTCCTGTCCAGAGACGAAGGAGGACTCACGCCTTTGGTGGAGGAGACCCCCAAAGCTGCCTGAGACCTTTGACTGAGGATTACAACAACGATGGCAATGACTCTGATGGAGACCCAG AGGGCAGGGAGACAGACTGGCTGAAATGCACCGATGGTAAAGGCTCGTATCAGGTGAAGGGTTGGCATctgatgcagcagcagtttgtggcGCTGATGTGGAAACGCTTCCTGTATGCTCGGCGCTCCAGGAAGGGCTTCTTTGCTCAG ATTGTCCTTCCTGCCATGTTTGTCTGCATCGCTTTGATCTTCAGCCTCATCGTTCCCCCGTTTGGAAAGTATCCcagtctggagctgcagccgtggATGTACGAGGACCAGGTCACCTTTATTAG tgaTGACGCTCCCACTGACGCCAACATGCAGAAGCTTCTGAACTCCCTGCTGGACACTCCAGGCTTTGGGACTCGCTGCATGGACGGACATCCTATACC GGAGACTCCCTGTACGATGGGAGACGAGGACTGGCACGTCCCTGATGTCCCTGAAGTTCAGCAGATGTTCAGCTCAGGGAACTGGACCATGGAGAATCCTTCTCCGGCCTGTAACTGCAGCTGTGATGGAAAGAAGAAGATGCTCCCGGAGTGTCCTGTAGGAGCTGGAGGACCGCCCCCCCCTGAG ATGAAGCTGAGTGCCACCGACACACTGCAGAACCTGACAGGAAGGAACATCTCTGACTACCTGGTGAAAACATATGCTCAGATCATTGGCAAGAG CCTAAAGAACAAGGTGTGGGTCAACGAGTTCAG GTATGGAGGATTCTCACTGGGAGCCAGAAGCACTCAGGTGCTGCCACCAGCCGATGAGATTGATGACGCCATCGAGAGAGTCCGGAAGATCTTTGAAATCCAGAAG GGGGCAGCTGCAGATCGGTTCCTTGAGAGTTTGTCTGGATTCATTAACGGCCTGGATACAAAGAACAACGTGAAG ATCTGGTTCAACAACAAAGGCTGGCATAGCATTGGTGCCTTCATCAACGTCATGAGTAACGGCATCCTGAGAGCTAACCTGCCAGAGGAGAAGGATCCCAGCCGCCACGGCATCAGTGTCTTCAACCACCCACTGAATCTGACCAAGGAGCAGCTGTCCCAGGTGGCGCT GGTGACGACCTCTGTGGACGTCCTGGTGTCCATCTGTGTCATCTTTGCCATGTCCTTTGTCCCGGCCAGCTTCGTAGTCTTCCTCATCCAGGAGCGCGTCAGCAAAGCCAAACACATGCAGTTCATCAGCGGAGTCCAGCCACTGCTGTACTGGGTGGCCAACTTCACCTGGGACATG tgtAACTACGTTGTCCCAGCGACGCTCGTCATCCTCATCTTTGTCTGTTTCCAACAAAAAGCCTACGTGTCCTCCACCAACCTTCCGGTGCtcgccctgctgctgctgctctacgg CTGGTCGATCACACCTCTTATGTATCCGGCCTCCTTCTTCTTTAAGATCCCCAGCACAGCCTACGTGGTCCTCACCAGCGTCAACATCCTGATTGGCATCAACGGCAGCATCTCCACCTTTGTCATGGAGCTGTTTGGAAACAAC gagaTTGGAGGAATCAACGACATCCTGAAGAAtgtcctcctcatcttccctcACTTCTGTCTTGGCCGAGGACTCATTGACATGGTGAAGAACCAAGCGATGGCTGACGCCCTCGAGAGATTcg GTGAAAACAGGTTTCGCTCTCCTCTGGAATGGGACATGGTGGGAAAAAACCTGTTTGCTATGGCTGTGGAGGGAGTGGTGTTCTTCATCATCACCGTCCTCATCCAGTACAGGTTCTGCATTAAACCCAG GCCGCTCAGTAAACTCACCAAACTGGGACCTCtgggtgaggaggatgaggatgtggCTCGAGAGAGACAGCGAATCGTCCATGGCCTCGGGCACGGAGACATCCTGGAGCTCAGACAGCTCACCAAG GTCTTTAAGGTGAAGCAGAAGCCAGCCGTGGATCGACTGTGTGTAGGAATTCCTCCTGGAGAG TGCTTCGGTCTGCTAGGTGTCAATGGAGCTGGGAAGACCACCACCTTCAAGATGCTGACAGGAGACACGGGGGTGACCAGCGGGGAGGCCTTCCTGGCTGGAAAGAG tatCCTGAGGGAAATCAATACTGTCCATCAGAACATGGGTTACTGTCCTCAGTTTGATGCCATCAACGATCTGCTAACAGGACGAGAACATCTGGAGCTGTACGCTGTTCTCCGAGGAGTCGGCGAGAGCGAAGTCTGCGAC gtggcaGAGTGGGGGATCAGGAAGCTGGGGCTGGTGAAGTATGCTGATAAAGCTGCAGGAAGTTACAGCGGAGGAAACATGAGGAAACTGTCCACGGCCATGGCTCTAATCGGAGCGCCGCCCGTCGTCTTCTTG GACGAGCCCACCACCGGCATGGACCCCAAAGCCCGCCGGGCCCTGTGGAACTGCATCCACAGCGTCATCAAAGAGGGGCGCTCCGTCGTCCTCACCTCTCACAG tatgGAGGAGTGTGAGGCTCTGTGCACCAGGATGGCCATCATGGTGAATGGCAGGTTCAGATGCCTCGGCAGCGTCCAGCACCTGAAGAACAG GTTTGGCGACGGCTACACCATCATCCTGCGGGTGGCGGGACCTGACCCAGACCTGCTGCCCGTCATGAAGTTCATAGAAAGCGAGCTTAGCGGCAGCACGCTGAAGGAGCGTCACAGGAACATGCTGCAGTACCAGCTGCCTTCTTCTCTTACTTCACTCGCCCACATTTTCTCCATCCTGGCTAAAAATAAGGAGATGCTGCGGATAGAAGACTACTCCGTCACACAGACCACGCTGGACCAG gtgttCGTGAACTTTGCCAAGGACCAGAGCGATGACTACCACTCCAAAGACAACTCTGTGAGACGGAAGGACGTCTCCGTTGACATGTCTACACTGAGCCCCAAGGCTGCCGTGGAGGCAGCCGGACTGAGGGAGAGCGTCATGTGA